In a genomic window of [Empedobacter] haloabium:
- a CDS encoding TonB-dependent receptor, producing MKHKLVLKQCSLAVALALGSSPLLAQDAATDTQAPQRVVITGSNLKRIDSETATPVQVVKKEEITRMGVNTVKELMDTLTSADRNALSDVGGSNSFASGASSVSLRGLGKQSTLVLLNSRRVAPYALADYNEVFTNLDTLPLDAVERVEILRNGGSAIYGSDAVAGVINIITRSDYKGVQARASHNQSTKNSQIHESTVALTGGMGDLSTDRYNVLANVEVYRRNATNWRSMVDDINPAYGEKFSAVAPGSGQMFGERGAPSTFSYPGNIIGQGALPGCETKNAAGLCVYDRFSRFQAQPSANRVNALVSGKLAISDTLEGFAEVLYSHTKTDYMSAYATYDSTGSTSIWGDPRTGEQRTFTYRNLPATHPLNTTGDEAPLRYRFADDPGYRTTSSDQYRVLAGLRGNLGNYDWEAAAGVMGSKTKDRSRGGFFSLSGFQQVIGATDEDTVDPQFFNRGYRLGQTNTPEVLNLLFPENGYDGKITQTFVDGKISGEVGKFMGNPVNVAVGGEIRHEKFAINPTANLMAGDIVSNGASMANASRTNSSVFTEANLKPFNSLELTGAVRIDKFKDVKAHASPKLSARWEATPQLMVRGTWESGFRAPNLTESAQSTKFSFSNGEADPKRCDPAQRLANDLRAQSDALPATDPNKQLLSARADTVESRECTASLANTVRNNPDLKPEVSRSATLGFVLEPVKGTSFSLDVWHIKRKDEIGLKSTAELLASEDSLPAGIVNRLPVALDRTFTAQERSDYGVGNVGPLASTSGMFENTAQTKTSGVDLSLTSRIPTPIGRVDVIGNATYLLDYKIFAPNRNGGSWGDDLAGQHGTSKLTANLMGTLGLGAFSHSLRATLRSPQKLQYDYYDEQYTPAGCADSGYEPNECRVASYVRWDYNLTYTGIRNLTLSLFVRNVLNHRPPVDLRQFGSDGSGIIPQDVEDVQGRSVRVTAEYRF from the coding sequence TTGAAGCACAAGCTGGTACTGAAACAATGTTCGCTGGCCGTCGCGCTGGCACTGGGCTCCTCGCCGCTGCTGGCGCAGGACGCCGCTACCGACACGCAGGCACCGCAGCGTGTCGTCATCACGGGCTCGAACCTGAAGCGCATCGACAGCGAAACGGCGACGCCAGTGCAGGTCGTCAAGAAGGAAGAAATCACCCGCATGGGTGTGAATACCGTCAAGGAACTGATGGACACGCTGACGTCGGCCGACCGCAATGCGCTGTCGGACGTTGGCGGCAGCAACTCGTTTGCCAGCGGCGCCTCGTCGGTCTCGCTGCGTGGCCTGGGCAAGCAATCCACCCTGGTGCTGCTGAACTCGCGCCGCGTGGCGCCGTATGCGCTGGCCGACTACAACGAGGTATTCACCAACCTGGATACGCTGCCGCTGGACGCCGTCGAGCGCGTTGAGATCCTGCGCAACGGCGGCTCCGCCATTTACGGTTCCGATGCGGTGGCGGGTGTCATCAACATCATCACCCGTTCCGACTACAAGGGCGTGCAGGCACGTGCCTCGCACAACCAGTCCACGAAGAACAGCCAGATCCACGAATCGACCGTCGCGCTGACGGGCGGCATGGGCGACCTGAGCACCGACCGCTACAACGTGCTGGCAAACGTCGAGGTGTACCGCCGCAACGCCACCAACTGGCGCTCGATGGTCGACGACATCAATCCGGCCTACGGCGAGAAGTTCTCCGCCGTGGCGCCCGGCAGCGGCCAGATGTTCGGCGAGCGCGGCGCGCCATCCACGTTCAGCTACCCTGGCAACATCATCGGCCAGGGTGCGCTGCCGGGTTGCGAAACGAAAAACGCCGCCGGCCTGTGCGTCTACGACCGCTTCTCGCGCTTCCAGGCGCAACCGTCGGCCAACCGCGTCAATGCGCTGGTATCGGGCAAGCTGGCCATCAGCGACACGCTGGAAGGCTTTGCCGAGGTGCTGTACTCGCATACGAAGACCGATTACATGTCCGCGTACGCGACCTATGACTCGACCGGATCGACGTCGATCTGGGGTGATCCGCGCACTGGCGAACAACGCACCTTCACGTATCGCAACCTGCCGGCCACGCACCCGTTGAACACGACCGGCGACGAAGCGCCGCTGCGCTATCGCTTCGCCGACGACCCGGGCTATCGTACTACCAGCAGCGACCAGTATCGCGTGCTGGCCGGTCTGCGTGGCAACCTCGGCAACTATGACTGGGAAGCGGCAGCCGGTGTCATGGGCAGCAAGACCAAGGACCGCAGCCGTGGCGGCTTCTTCAGCCTGTCCGGCTTCCAGCAGGTAATCGGTGCCACCGATGAGGACACGGTCGATCCACAGTTCTTCAACCGCGGATATCGGCTGGGCCAGACCAACACGCCGGAAGTGTTGAACCTGCTGTTCCCTGAAAACGGCTACGACGGCAAGATCACGCAGACCTTTGTCGACGGCAAGATCTCCGGCGAAGTCGGCAAGTTCATGGGCAATCCCGTCAATGTGGCAGTTGGCGGCGAAATCCGTCACGAAAAATTCGCCATCAATCCGACTGCAAACCTGATGGCCGGCGACATCGTCAGCAACGGCGCCTCCATGGCCAATGCCAGCCGTACCAACTCGTCCGTATTCACCGAAGCCAATCTGAAGCCGTTCAACAGCTTGGAACTGACCGGCGCCGTGCGCATCGACAAGTTCAAGGACGTCAAGGCTCACGCGTCGCCGAAGCTGTCCGCCCGCTGGGAAGCGACGCCGCAGCTGATGGTACGCGGTACGTGGGAATCCGGATTCCGCGCACCGAACCTGACCGAAAGCGCCCAGTCGACCAAGTTCTCGTTCAGCAACGGCGAGGCGGATCCAAAACGTTGCGATCCAGCGCAGCGGCTGGCCAACGATTTGCGTGCGCAGTCCGACGCGCTGCCGGCCACGGACCCGAACAAGCAGTTGTTGTCGGCACGTGCCGACACCGTCGAGTCGCGCGAATGCACGGCCAGTCTTGCCAACACGGTACGCAACAATCCGGACCTGAAACCGGAAGTGTCGCGTAGCGCGACGCTGGGCTTCGTGCTCGAGCCCGTGAAAGGCACCAGTTTCTCGCTGGACGTGTGGCACATCAAGCGTAAGGATGAGATCGGCTTGAAGAGCACCGCCGAACTGTTGGCTTCGGAGGATTCGCTGCCCGCCGGCATCGTCAATCGCCTTCCGGTAGCGCTGGATCGTACGTTCACGGCACAGGAGCGCAGCGACTATGGCGTCGGCAACGTGGGTCCATTGGCCTCGACGTCGGGCATGTTCGAGAACACGGCTCAGACGAAGACCAGCGGCGTCGACCTGTCGCTGACGTCGCGCATCCCGACGCCGATCGGCCGTGTCGACGTGATCGGCAACGCGACCTACCTGCTCGACTACAAGATCTTCGCGCCGAACCGCAACGGCGGCAGCTGGGGCGACGACCTGGCCGGCCAGCACGGCACGTCGAAGCTGACGGCCAACCTGATGGGTACCTTGGGCCTGGGCGCGTTCAGCCACAGCCTGCGTGCCACGCTGCGCAGCCCGCAGAAGCTGCAGTACGACTACTATGACGAGCAGTACACCCCCGCTGGCTGCGCCGACAGCGGCTACGAGCCGAACGAGTGCCGCGTGGCCTCGTACGTGCGGTGGGACTACAACCTCACCTATACGGGCATTCGCAACCTGACGCTGTCGCTGTTCGTGCGGAATGTGCTGAATCATCGTCCACCAGTGGACCTGCGTCAGTTCGGCTCGGATGGCAGCGGCATCATCCCCCAGGACGTCGAAGACGTCCAGGGCCGCTCGGTCCGCGTGACCGCCGAGTACCGCTTCTGA
- a CDS encoding Rhs element Vgr protein → MRVHAGSYFWFNLQRRHTAVAPDGHIWFNRADFSPDFAREHAWRLLWFVHEMTHVWQHQLGYPVKWRGALRIGLPYAYALAPHKRLCDFNMEAQGDLLADYFALRFLLAPQAMRQRQYGNALALYDTVLQDFLRAPHERTNLPRSVFSRLCGAWRAT, encoded by the coding sequence GTGCGCGTGCACGCCGGCAGCTATTTCTGGTTCAACCTGCAGCGGCGCCACACGGCCGTCGCGCCGGACGGCCATATCTGGTTCAACCGCGCCGATTTCAGCCCCGACTTCGCGCGCGAGCATGCCTGGCGCCTGCTGTGGTTCGTGCACGAGATGACGCACGTGTGGCAGCACCAGCTGGGCTACCCGGTCAAATGGCGCGGCGCCCTGCGCATCGGCCTGCCCTATGCCTACGCGCTGGCGCCGCACAAGCGCCTGTGCGACTTCAACATGGAAGCGCAGGGCGACCTGCTGGCCGATTACTTCGCGCTGCGCTTCCTGCTGGCGCCGCAGGCGATGCGCCAGCGCCAGTACGGCAATGCACTGGCCCTGTACGACACGGTGCTGCAGGACTTCCTGCGCGCGCCGCATGAGCGCACCAACCTGCCCCGCTCCGTCTTCAGCCGGCTGTGCGGTGCGTGGCGAGCCACGTGA
- a CDS encoding TetR/AcrR family transcriptional regulator, giving the protein MRKQNDNDATPEETPARKAPRRTLTRLDWIDAATEILVSKSVDAIHPATLARDLGITIGSFYYHFKDRNDLLASVLRQWHERTTAQVMEEYAGMPIDELAYELMALPLHGLTARHAAMVEFAIRAWARRDEMARQAVLEVDQQRLGLYTDALRNSGFSKAEAENRAFLIYSFQMSQALLWDVNDEKARKRQLNFAKKLFLQPLSGTST; this is encoded by the coding sequence GTGAGAAAACAGAACGATAACGATGCAACGCCGGAGGAGACCCCGGCCCGCAAGGCGCCCCGGCGCACGCTGACACGGCTGGACTGGATCGACGCGGCCACCGAGATCCTCGTCAGCAAGAGCGTCGATGCCATCCACCCCGCCACGCTGGCGCGCGACCTCGGCATCACGATCGGCAGCTTCTATTACCACTTCAAGGACCGCAACGACCTGCTGGCCAGCGTGCTGCGCCAGTGGCACGAGCGCACCACCGCCCAGGTGATGGAAGAGTACGCCGGCATGCCGATCGACGAGCTGGCGTACGAACTGATGGCGCTGCCCCTGCACGGGCTGACGGCGCGCCACGCGGCCATGGTGGAATTCGCCATCCGCGCCTGGGCCCGGCGCGACGAGATGGCGCGCCAGGCCGTGCTGGAAGTGGACCAGCAACGGCTCGGCTTGTACACGGACGCGCTGCGCAACAGCGGCTTTTCAAAGGCCGAGGCCGAAAACCGCGCCTTCCTGATCTACAGCTTCCAGATGTCGCAGGCCCTGCTGTGGGACGTCAACGACGAGAAGGCGCGCAAGCGGCAGCTGAACTTCGCCAAGAAACTGTTCCTGCAGCCGCTGTCGGGCACGTCGACCTAG
- a CDS encoding PAS domain-containing protein produces MSDTTGSLAAEHEALMQFLYLAPVGLVQAAPDGEIAMINPVSAQLLMPLSRDGGLANLFTALQDVAPELRTLVAQFAAPSGVICDGLHLHLHGGAGRGPQILSLSLVKLDAARLMAVLADVTLQVQRERQLRRSDAWLNALLASGTEYALASLDGQGRIERWHDSIARVTGHTEAVVGQPYTALLAPASGAGDQRLREADATGWSGAEQLCRRADGSSFRGSSIIAPLPAQDADEPAYCMVLRDLGACQGDAAAAGQRVPTQGGADGG; encoded by the coding sequence GTGAGCGACACGACAGGCAGCCTCGCCGCCGAACACGAGGCACTGATGCAGTTCCTGTACCTGGCGCCGGTCGGCCTGGTGCAGGCCGCGCCCGACGGCGAGATCGCGATGATCAATCCGGTCTCCGCGCAGCTCTTGATGCCGCTGTCGCGCGACGGCGGCCTGGCCAACTTGTTTACCGCGCTGCAGGACGTGGCGCCCGAGCTGCGCACGCTGGTCGCGCAGTTCGCGGCGCCCAGTGGCGTGATCTGCGATGGCCTGCACCTGCACCTGCACGGCGGTGCGGGCCGCGGGCCGCAGATCCTGTCGCTGTCGCTCGTCAAGCTGGACGCGGCGCGCCTGATGGCGGTGCTGGCCGACGTCACGCTGCAGGTCCAGCGCGAACGGCAGCTGCGCCGCAGCGACGCCTGGCTCAACGCGCTGCTGGCCAGTGGCACCGAGTACGCCCTGGCCAGCCTCGATGGCCAGGGCCGCATCGAACGCTGGCACGACAGCATCGCCCGCGTCACTGGCCATACCGAAGCAGTGGTGGGGCAGCCCTACACGGCCTTGCTGGCGCCGGCGTCCGGTGCCGGCGACCAGCGCCTGCGCGAGGCCGACGCCACCGGCTGGAGCGGCGCCGAGCAATTGTGCCGCCGTGCCGACGGCAGCAGCTTCCGCGGCAGCTCGATCATCGCGCCGCTGCCGGCGCAGGACGCCGACGAACCCGCCTATTGCATGGTGCTGCGCGACCTCGGCGCCTGCCAGGGCGATGCGGCGGCGGCCGGCCAGCGCGTGCCGACCCAGGGAGGTGCCGATGGCGGTTGA
- a CDS encoding bifunctional diguanylate cyclase/phosphodiesterase, which yields MAVDDSAYEALMQFLYRTPIGLVQTTLDGTIEMLNPMSSQLLMPLAHDGALENLFAVLDRVAPQLRQMVGAFAPASGVVCEGLRLDVDGGAQVLSLNLLKLDNARLMAAVSDVTLETQREQERLANRLSNAARTDALTRMPNRSAVLEQLRLVQGRDAGSDDGGGFAVLFMNCDRFRQVNDALGQRAGDQLLIMIADRIRSVLRPPTDRIGVHGGQLAARVGGDEFIVVLDGLRRPEDAESVAARLIATVGRGYTVQGHDVVCSVSVGIAWGGAPAQDPDELLRDASIAMVEAKRAGGGRHVRFAQAMRERAARRSDIEADLRLALQEEQLFVVYQPVVALRTDGSTDYAAGVEALVRWQHPVRGVVPPFEFIGIAEECGLIGALGDFVLQRACTDFQAWRQSLGDTAPRLLAVNLSRAQLGQAGWSETVARILAQTGVDARQVQLEVTESLAAQDAQIQQRLHELKALGITLALDDFGTGYSSLASLHLLPVDTVKIDRSFVSQSESSEHHRVLIEATVKVAQSLGMSTVAEGIETTAQAEVVRALRCDKGQGYLYSKPLTSDALLTWLATHRTAG from the coding sequence ATGGCGGTTGACGACAGCGCTTACGAAGCCCTGATGCAGTTCCTGTACCGTACGCCCATCGGGCTGGTGCAGACGACACTGGACGGCACCATCGAAATGCTCAATCCGATGTCGTCGCAGCTGCTGATGCCGCTGGCGCACGACGGCGCGCTGGAAAACCTGTTCGCCGTGCTCGATCGCGTCGCGCCACAGCTGCGCCAGATGGTGGGCGCCTTCGCGCCGGCGTCCGGCGTGGTCTGTGAAGGCCTGCGCCTGGACGTGGATGGCGGCGCCCAGGTGTTGTCGCTGAACCTGCTCAAGCTCGATAACGCGCGGCTGATGGCGGCCGTATCGGACGTCACGCTGGAGACCCAGCGCGAGCAGGAACGGCTGGCGAACCGGCTGTCCAATGCGGCCCGCACGGATGCGCTGACGCGCATGCCGAACCGCAGTGCCGTGCTGGAGCAACTGCGGCTGGTGCAGGGCCGCGATGCGGGGAGCGACGACGGTGGCGGCTTTGCCGTGCTGTTCATGAACTGCGACCGCTTCCGCCAGGTCAACGACGCGCTGGGGCAGCGTGCCGGCGACCAGTTGCTGATCATGATCGCGGACCGCATCCGCAGCGTGCTGCGCCCGCCCACGGACCGCATCGGCGTGCACGGCGGCCAGCTGGCGGCGCGCGTCGGCGGCGACGAGTTCATCGTCGTACTGGACGGGCTGCGCCGGCCGGAGGACGCGGAAAGCGTGGCGGCGCGCCTGATCGCCACCGTCGGCCGCGGCTACACGGTGCAGGGGCACGACGTGGTGTGCAGCGTCAGCGTCGGCATCGCCTGGGGCGGCGCGCCGGCGCAGGACCCGGACGAGCTGCTGCGCGACGCCAGCATCGCCATGGTGGAAGCCAAGCGCGCCGGCGGCGGACGGCACGTGCGCTTTGCCCAGGCCATGCGCGAGCGCGCCGCGCGGCGCAGCGACATCGAGGCCGACCTGCGCCTGGCGCTGCAGGAAGAGCAGTTGTTCGTCGTGTACCAGCCGGTGGTGGCGCTGCGCACGGACGGTTCGACCGATTACGCGGCCGGCGTCGAGGCGCTGGTGCGCTGGCAGCATCCGGTGCGCGGCGTGGTGCCACCGTTCGAATTCATCGGCATCGCCGAGGAGTGCGGCCTGATCGGCGCGCTGGGCGACTTCGTGCTGCAGCGGGCCTGCACCGATTTCCAGGCCTGGCGCCAGTCGCTCGGCGACACGGCGCCGCGCCTGCTGGCCGTCAACCTGTCGCGCGCCCAGCTGGGCCAGGCCGGCTGGAGCGAGACGGTGGCGCGCATCCTGGCACAGACCGGCGTCGACGCGCGCCAGGTGCAACTGGAGGTGACGGAAAGCCTGGCCGCGCAGGATGCGCAGATCCAGCAGCGGCTGCACGAGCTGAAGGCGCTCGGCATCACGCTGGCGCTGGACGATTTCGGTACCGGCTACTCGTCGCTGGCCAGCCTGCACCTGCTGCCGGTCGATACCGTCAAGATCGACCGTTCCTTCGTCAGCCAGAGCGAGAGCAGCGAGCATCACCGCGTGCTGATCGAGGCCACCGTCAAGGTCGCGCAGAGCCTTGGCATGAGCACCGTCGCCGAAGGGATCGAGACGACGGCGCAGGCCGAGGTGGTGCGCGCGCTGCGCTGCGACAAGGGGCAGGGTTATTTGTACAGCAAGCCGCTGACGTCGGACGCGCTGCTCACGTGGCTCGCCACGCACCGCACAGCCGGCTGA
- a CDS encoding porin, translating into MKKAVKQSTMQRAMAMSVMALACGGAWAQSSVTVYGLLDAGVDTVKKGQGNVQGTLFGLSGTTPVPNAIASPENRTTRMAPSLSAQSHFGFKGTEDMGGGYKAGFTLEGGLQIDNGVLANDGRLFGRQAFVSLTTPVGEVRLGRQASPMLIGYYLATTERLGSTDLMGAGLVVNTLQTYQDNVASYLVRKGPWLGVLSYSTNAGVASRVSAARNGATSATPAANATTGQIVGGLTAGAESTDERGRAQGALLAYNGTPLAVIAAYHRNDFRGAQVGVASPAGGGTFIPLYTADTFTGAMIGAKYAFPTGTLLVANFHRGQYKNVGALDPKVHTASIGIKQTLGAFELGAQYMQSRFKNFTRGKDTGVMLGADYNFSKRTALYSRIGYVDDDRGDIVRGTVTPLPIAGGPGALLVPLGAQEVPLFSGAGQNVDARTSIVSIGLRHFF; encoded by the coding sequence GCGTGGACACGGTCAAGAAGGGCCAGGGCAATGTGCAGGGCACGCTGTTCGGCCTGTCCGGCACGACGCCCGTGCCGAATGCGATCGCGTCGCCCGAAAACCGCACCACGCGGATGGCGCCGTCGCTGTCGGCGCAAAGCCATTTCGGTTTCAAGGGCACGGAAGACATGGGCGGCGGCTACAAGGCCGGCTTCACGCTGGAAGGCGGGCTGCAGATCGACAACGGCGTGCTGGCCAACGACGGCCGCCTGTTCGGGCGCCAGGCGTTCGTCAGCCTGACCACGCCGGTCGGCGAGGTCCGCCTGGGACGGCAGGCATCGCCGATGCTGATCGGCTATTACCTGGCCACCACCGAGCGCCTGGGCAGCACCGACCTGATGGGTGCCGGCCTGGTCGTCAACACCTTGCAGACCTACCAGGACAATGTGGCATCGTACCTGGTGCGCAAGGGCCCGTGGCTGGGTGTGCTGTCCTATTCGACCAACGCCGGCGTCGCCAGCCGCGTCAGCGCGGCACGCAACGGCGCCACCAGTGCCACGCCGGCCGCCAATGCGACCACCGGCCAGATCGTCGGCGGCCTGACCGCTGGCGCGGAAAGCACGGACGAGCGCGGTCGCGCCCAGGGCGCGCTGCTGGCCTACAACGGCACGCCGCTGGCCGTCATTGCGGCTTACCACCGCAACGACTTCCGTGGCGCCCAGGTCGGTGTCGCGTCGCCGGCCGGTGGCGGCACGTTCATTCCGCTGTACACGGCCGACACGTTCACCGGCGCCATGATCGGGGCGAAGTATGCTTTCCCGACCGGGACCTTGCTGGTGGCGAACTTCCACCGTGGCCAGTACAAGAATGTTGGCGCGCTCGACCCGAAGGTGCACACGGCATCGATCGGCATCAAGCAGACGCTCGGCGCGTTCGAGCTGGGCGCGCAGTACATGCAGAGCCGCTTCAAGAATTTCACGCGCGGCAAGGACACCGGCGTGATGCTGGGCGCCGACTACAACTTCTCGAAGCGTACCGCGCTGTACAGCCGCATCGGCTACGTGGATGACGATCGCGGCGACATCGTGCGCGGTACCGTGACGCCGCTGCCGATCGCGGGCGGTCCCGGCGCGCTGCTGGTACCGCTGGGCGCGCAGGAAGTGCCGCTGTTCTCGGGTGCGGGCCAGAATGTCGACGCGCGCACGAGCATCGTCAGCATCGGCCTGCGGCACTTCTTCTAG
- a CDS encoding phosphonate transporter, whose product MSALSFEQADLAQRLGAASAEDLDAIDFGVIGFDGDTIVRQYNRFESQAAGLSPASVLGLPLFTTVAPCMNNFMVAQRFEDAAADGGALDETIGYVLTLRMKPVKVLLRLLALPGAPMRYVLVQRRL is encoded by the coding sequence ATGAGTGCACTCAGCTTTGAGCAGGCCGACCTGGCGCAGCGCCTCGGCGCGGCCAGCGCCGAGGATCTCGATGCCATCGATTTCGGCGTCATCGGTTTCGATGGCGATACCATCGTGCGCCAATACAACCGTTTCGAATCGCAGGCGGCCGGCCTGTCGCCCGCCAGTGTGCTGGGCCTGCCGCTGTTCACCACCGTCGCGCCTTGCATGAACAATTTCATGGTGGCCCAGCGCTTCGAGGACGCGGCGGCCGACGGCGGCGCGCTCGACGAAACCATCGGCTACGTGCTGACGTTGCGGATGAAGCCCGTCAAGGTCCTGCTGCGCCTGCTGGCGCTGCCCGGCGCTCCCATGCGCTACGTGCTCGTGCAGCGCCGCCTGTGA
- a CDS encoding CAP domain-containing protein, which produces MLIHRYRLLAATLAAALLTALPAHASRQDLVGLINAYRAAPQHCGGERVAPLPPLEAPAAMARVRIGAGTFLEHALERAGYPVEHAEAVYLSNVDDAAAAMTLLRQNFCEKLLSTDFAATGTVRTGDDWIVLFARPLHEVPLPAPEVLDAQVLAAVNAARAQARRCGDQQFHAAPPLRWNAALTQAALAHSSDMATHRYFSHQQKNGSVVDDRATRAGYAWTRIGENIAAGQKSVAEAVAGWLDSPGHCANIMNPGFDEMGLAYAVNPERGRVYWTQVLGRRR; this is translated from the coding sequence ATGCTCATCCATCGCTATCGCCTGCTGGCGGCGACGCTGGCCGCCGCCCTGCTGACGGCCCTGCCCGCGCACGCGAGCCGGCAGGATCTCGTCGGCCTGATCAACGCTTACCGGGCCGCGCCCCAGCACTGCGGCGGCGAGCGCGTGGCACCGCTGCCGCCGCTCGAAGCCCCGGCGGCAATGGCGCGGGTGCGCATTGGCGCCGGCACCTTCCTCGAGCATGCACTGGAACGGGCCGGCTATCCGGTCGAGCATGCGGAGGCGGTCTATCTGTCCAACGTCGACGATGCCGCTGCCGCCATGACGCTGCTGCGCCAGAATTTCTGCGAAAAACTGCTCAGCACCGATTTCGCGGCGACCGGCACCGTGCGCACGGGCGACGACTGGATCGTGCTGTTTGCGCGGCCGTTGCACGAGGTGCCACTGCCGGCGCCGGAGGTGCTGGACGCGCAAGTACTGGCTGCCGTCAACGCGGCGCGCGCGCAGGCGCGTCGCTGCGGCGATCAGCAATTCCACGCCGCGCCGCCGCTGCGCTGGAACGCGGCGCTGACGCAGGCGGCGCTGGCGCACAGCAGCGACATGGCAACCCACCGCTACTTCAGCCACCAGCAGAAGAATGGCAGCGTGGTGGACGACCGCGCCACCCGTGCCGGTTACGCGTGGACGCGCATCGGCGAGAACATCGCCGCCGGGCAGAAATCGGTGGCGGAAGCGGTGGCGGGCTGGCTGGACAGCCCCGGCCACTGCGCCAACATCATGAATCCAGGCTTCGACGAGATGGGCCTGGCGTATGCCGTCAACCCCGAGCGCGGCCGCGTCTACTGGACGCAGGTGCTGGGCCGGCGGCGTTGA